From the genome of Bactrocera oleae isolate idBacOlea1 chromosome 2, idBacOlea1, whole genome shotgun sequence, one region includes:
- the LOC106624396 gene encoding Golgi to ER traffic protein 4 homolog, with amino-acid sequence MTATAVDHGVQRGVNRVLVKLENSIESGNYYEAHQMYRTLYFRYTGQQKYADCLELLWSGAMKLVLKQQETSAADLALLLVDTLDKRGSTESDPSNEGDIWIKRLGTLIGLLSPTTVERETLISRAIKWSSDMSGNTLGHPGMHKAIAQVFWAEGNCEQARHHFLLSRDGNLCGRILMKIHKNKGYKNELDLFIVQAVLQQLCLKDRKTAEDTFISYTSNHSSIRRNEAPFKQPLLNFIHFLFRCIDTGRHDTFRALCDLYKPSLNKDPSFEKYLVKIGIHFFGVAPPSTTTGGGLMGGMFGDLFTRLFQGFDDDDDDSQHGQQLRANTRLRTGGAPNSVNLD; translated from the exons ATGACCGCAACTGCTGTAGATCATGGCGTACAGCGTGGAGTCAACCGCGTACTTGTTAAGCTGGAAAATTCAATTGAATCAGGAAACTACTATGAAGCACATCAAATGTATCGGACATTGTACTTTCGATACACCGGTCAACAAAAATATGCGGACTGCTTAGAATTGCTATGGAGTGGGGCAATGAAGCTTGtattaaaacaacaagaaacgagTGCAGCAGATTTAGCCCTCCTCCTTGTTGACACATTAGACAAGCGTGGTAGTACTGAAAGTGACCCAAGTAATGAGGGCGACATTTGGATTAAACGGTTGGGCACGCTTATTGGACTTCTAAGTCCTACAACGGTGGAGCGCGAAACCTTAATT aGTCGCGCAATAAAATGGAGCAGTGATATGTCGGGCAATACATTAGGGCACCCCGGCATGCACAAAGCTATTGCTCAAGTATTTTGGGCTGAAGGAAATTGTGAACAAGCACGCCATCACTTTTTACTGAGTCGTGATGGAAATCTTTGCGGTCGTATTTTAATGAAGATCCATAAAAATAAAGGCTACAAAAACGAATTGGATTTATTTATCGTGCAGGCTGTACTACAACAATTATGTTTAAAAGATCGGAAGACGGCTGAAGATACTTTTATATCTTACACTTCAAATCATTCGAGCATTAGACGTAATGAGGCTCCATTCAAACAACCGCTATTAAACTTTATACACTTTTTGTTTCGTTGTATCGACACTGGACGACATGACACATTTCGTGCTTTGTGTGATCTATATAAACCATCGTTGAATAAAGATCCTTCGTTCGAGAAATATTTAGTCAAAATAGGAATACATTTCTTTGGTGTTGCACCGCCATCTACAACAACTGGAGGAGGCTTAATGGGAGGCATGTTTGGTGACTTATTTACGCGCTTATTCCAAGGATTCGATGACGATGATGACGATAGCCAACATGGGCAACAATTAAGGGCCAACACACGTTTACGTACTGGTGGCGCTCCAAACTCTGTCAATCTAGATTAA